The sequence CTTCTAAATAAGGAATACTATTTTGATCTATCAATATTTTCATTTCTTTGTGTTGAAAAAGCCTATCTCCTTTTTGTTTTTTTTGATCAAAAGTAAGTTCATAAGACATACCTGAACACCCTCCAGTTTTAATTCCAAATCTAATAAATGAAACATGATGAGAAAGTCCTTCTTTTTTCATAATAGAAATCAATTTATTTTTCGCTTCTTCTGATATAAAAACCATAATACTTATATAATTTTAATTAATTACACAGGATAAATATAATTGTT comes from Blattabacterium cuenoti BPAA and encodes:
- a CDS encoding HesB/IscA family protein, which encodes MVFISEEAKNKLISIMKKEGLSHHVSFIRFGIKTGGCSGMSYELTFDQKKQKGDRLFQHKEMKILIDQNSIPYLEGITLEYSDGLDGKGFYFNNPKAKHTCSCGKSFSSS